A DNA window from Pungitius pungitius chromosome 1, fPunPun2.1, whole genome shotgun sequence contains the following coding sequences:
- the LOC119223622 gene encoding ral GTPase-activating protein subunit beta-like isoform X10 yields MYSEWRSLQLVVQSDQGHLSVLHTYPTSVGTEVANAVVKPLGTAVSPVATENILKTDKEVKWTMEVLCYGLTLPLEGDTVKLCVDVYTDWMMALVSPRDSMPQPVVKEPNMYVQTILKHLYNVFVPRPEQHSLNHIRLCQQVLTAVQKLARESVSMVRETWEVLLLFLLRINDTLLAPPTIGVGVAEKLAEKLVAVLFEVWLLACARCFPTPPYWKTSREMLANWRHHPPVVEQWSRVACALTSRLLHFTHGPSFPPFKVPEEDAGLIPPAMDHDCVAQTWYRFLHMLSNPVDLSNPAIVSTTPKFQEQFLNSSGLPHEVVLHPCLKQLPQIFFRAMRGISCLVDAFLGISRPRADSAPPTPVNRMSMSPPPSIANTTPPHSRKQRHTVVNKTTSKSSTGSGNQPTKASQQQQQQQQQQQQQQTSSSPTLLSSPNQSSWETRPLPAPARPKVNSILNLFGQWLFDAALVHCKLHSGLSRDPSMTAIATQVGHDLRRKGSQMSTDSMVSNPMFDANEFPESYEAGRAEACGTLCRIFCSKKTGEEILPVYLSRFYMILIQGLQISDFICRPVLASIILNSSSLFCTDLKGINVVVPYFIAALETIVPDRELSKFKMYVNPTDLRRASINILLAILPLPHHFGNIKSEVLLEGKFNEEDGWPHDQPVSFLSLRLRLVNVLIGALQTETDPTNTQLILGAMLNIVQDSALLESIGAQTETGSIDGSHATARSQSHSRTNSGISFSSGGSMEATSPDSERPAQALLRDYALPDTAAGLLVRSIHLVTQRLNSQWRQDMSISLAALELLAGLAKVKVGVDSADRKRAVSSICGYIVYQCSRPAPLQSRDLHSMIVAAFQFLCVWLTEHPDMLDEKDCLVEVLEIVELGISGSKSRQELEVRHKGEKEHNPASMRVKDAAEATLSCIMQVLGAFPSPSGTASTCSLLNEDTLIRYARLGATGASNFRYFVLDNSVILAMLEQPLGNEQNPSPSVTVLIRGTAGRHAWTMQLFHQPRGARANQRVFVPEGRPTPNNGVGIKYNVKQRPFPEEVDKIPLVKADVSIPDLDDIVSKELEVQHDKLRILMTKQTEYENTLERHSEEIWKCKPYPDPRTDCKPPSPSRQFQTARLFLSHFGFLSLEALKEPNNSRLPPHLIALESSLPGFSDDVSYLDLLPCRPFDTVFIFYVRAGQKSSPEILRNVESSSSVQPHFLEFVLSLGWPVDVGRHPGWTGHLDTSWSLNSYSDSNEINQTEDTATPEDTGGSVFNGEKKVLYYADALTEIAFVVPSLTESSEESSVHSDSTVEADTNVDVVPAPHKQPNLTLELFPNHSENLESAKKMSPLVKTKKSSTGKSFPPLGPETKVFVVWVERFDDIENFPLSDLLAETSTGLEASMSNSTSCRSGLLEKDVPLIFIQPLKTGLFRIRLHGAMGKFGMVIPLVDGMVVSRRALGFLVRQTVINVCRRKRLESDLYNPPHVRRKQKITEIVQRYRNKQLEPEFYTSLFHEVGEGKPHL; encoded by the exons ATGTATTCCGAGTGGCGCTCGCTGCAGTTGGTGGTGCAGAGTGACCAGGGCCACCTCAGCGTTCTGCACACCTATCCCACGAGCGTGGGCACGGAGGTGGCCAATGCAGTGGTCAAGCCTTTGGGCACAGCGGTGAGCCCCGTCGCCACAGAGAACATCCTCAAGACGGACAAGGAG GTAAAATGGACGATGGAGGTGCTGTGCTACGGCCTCACCCTCCCCCTGGAGGGGGACACCGTCAAGCTGTGTGTGGACGTGTACACAGACTGGATGATGGCCCTGGTGTCGCCCAGGGATTCCATGCCTCAGCCTGTGGTCAAGGAGCCCAATATGTACGTCCAGACCATCCTCAAACATCTCTACAACGTCTTTGTACCGAG GCCTGAACAACACAGTCTGAACCACATCAGGCTTTGCCAGCAGGTTCTCACGGCGGTCCAGAAACTGGCACGAGAGTCCGTTTCCATGGTGAGGGAAACGTGGGAGGTGCTGTTGCTGTTCCTGCTTCGCATCAACGACACATTACTGGCCCCTCCCACCATCGGAG TCGGGGTGGCTGAGAAATTAGCAGAGAAGTTGGTGGCTGTGCTGTTTGAGGTTTGGCTGCTAGCGTGCGCCCGCTGCTTTCCCACGCCACCTTATTGGAAGACGTCAAGGGAGATGCTGGCCAACTGGAGACACCACCCTCCTGTCGTAGAGCAGTGGAGCAGAGTGGCCTGCGCACTGACCTCCAG GCTGCTGCACTTCACCCACGGACCATCCTTTCCACCTTTTAAAGTTCCCGAGGAGGACGCCGGCCTGATCCCTCCCGCGATGGACCACGACTGTGTGGCACAGACGTGGTACCGCTTTCTCCACATGCTCAG CAACCCGGTGGACCTGAGCAACCCTGCGATAGTGAGCACCACTCCAAAATTCCAGGAACAGTTTCTCAACTCCAGCGGCTTGCCTCACGAAGTGGTGCTGCATCCGTGTTTGAAACAGCTGCCCCAGATTTTCTTCAGAGCCATGAGGGGCATCAGCTGCTTAGTGGATGCCTTCTTAG GTATATCACGCCCCAGAGCGGACAGTGCTCCGCCCACCCCAGTCAACAGAATGAGCATGTCTCCGCCCCCCTCCATCGCCAACACCACGCCCCCTCACAGCCGCAAGCAACGGCACACGGTGGTCAACAAAACCACGAGCAAGAGCTCAACT GGCAGCGGTAATCAACCAACCAAAgcatcccagcagcagcagcagcagcaacagcagcagcaacagcagcagacgtcctcctctcccactctGCTGTCCAGTCCCAATCAGAGCAGCTGGGAGACTCGGCCCCTGCCGGCCCCAGCGCGGCCAAAGGTCAACAGCATCCTCAATCTTTTCGGCCAGTGGCTTTTTGACGCCGCGCTGGTCCACTGTAAGCTCCACAGCGGCCTCAGCCGAGACCCCAGCATGACCG CGATCGCCACCCAAGTAGGCCACGACCTGAGGAGGAAGGGTTCCCAAATGTCCACCGACTCCATGGTGTCCAACCCCATGTTCGACGCTAACGAGTTCCCCGAGAGCTACGAGGCGGGACGAGCCGAGGCCTGCGGAACTCTCTGCCGCATCTTCTGTAGCAAAAAAACTGGAGAGGAAATCCTGCCCGTTTACCTGTCCAG gtTCTACATGATCCTGATTCAGGGTCTCCAGATCTCAGATTTTATCTGTAGACCAGTTCTGGCTTCCATCATTCTcaactcctcctctctcttctgcaCTGACCTGAAGGGCATCAATGTGGTGGTCCCCTACTTCATAGCTGCGCTGGAGACTATAGTGCCGGACAG GGAGCTGTCCAAGTTCAAGATGTATGTAAATCCCACCGACCTGAGGCGAGCCTCCATCAACATCCTGCTTGCCATTCTGCCATTGCCGCACCATTTTGGCAACATCAAATcagag GTTCTGTTGGAAGGAAAGTTCAATGAGGAGGATGGGTGGCCTCATGACCAGCCCGTGTCCTTCCTGTCCCTGAGACTACGTCTCGTCAATGTCCTTATAGGAGCACTTCAGACGGAGACGGACCCCACCAACACACAGCTCATTCTGG GTGCAATGCTAAATATCGTTCAAGACTCTGCGCTGCTGGAGTCCATAGGTGCTCAGACCGAAACG GGGAGCATCGACGGGAGCCACGCGACCGCGAGGAGCCAGAGTCACAGCCGCACCAACAGCGGCATTAGTTTCTCCAGCGGGGGCAGCATGGAGGCCACCAGCCCGGACTCCGAGCGCCCCGCCCAGGCCCTGCTTCGAGACTACG CTCTTCCAGATACGGCGGCAGGCCTGCTGGTGCGCAGCATCCACCTTGTCACTCAGAGACTCAACTCCCAGTGGCGGCAAGACATGAGCATTTCCCTGGCTGCCCTGGAGCTGCTGGCTGGGCTTGCCAAG GTGAAGGTGGGAGTGGACTCTGCCGACCGCAAACGTGCCGTCAGCTCAATATGTGGCTACATCGTGTACCAGTGTAGCCGCCCCGCTCCCCTCCAGTCTCGAGACCTCCACTCCATGATTGTCGCTGCCTTccagtttctgtgtgtgtggctcacaGAGCACCCTGACATGCTGGACGAAAAG GATTGCTTGGTGGAGGTTCTGGAGATCGTGGAGCTGGGGATCTCTGGCAGCAAGTCCCGACAGGAACTGGAGGTTCGTCATAAAGGGGAGAAGGAGCACAACCCAGCTTCCATGAGGGTGAAGGATGCCGCCGAGGCGACTCTGTCCTG TATCATGCAGGTGCTGGGTGCCTTCCCTTCCCCGAGCGGAACCGCCTCCACCTGCAGCCTACTGAACGAAGACACCCTGATTCGCTACGCCCGACTCGGCGCCACAGGAGCCAGCAACTTCCGCTACTTCGTCCTGGACAACTCGGTGATCCTCGCCATGCTGGAGCAGCCTCTCGGCAACGAGCAGA ACCCCAGTCCATCAGTGACGGTTCTGATCCGAGGGACGGCTGGCAGACATGCCTGGACCATGCAGCTCTTCCACCAACCCAGAGGAGCTCGGGCCAATCAGAGA GTGTTTGTTCCTGAGGGCCGTCCGACACCCAACAACGGCGTGGGCATCAAGTACAACGTCAAGCAGAGGCCCTTCCCTGAAGAGGTCGATAAGATACCGCTTGTCAAAGCTGATGTCAGTATTCCTGACTTGGACGACATTGTGAGCAAAGAG CTGGAAGTTCAGCATGACAAGCTTCGTATTCTGATGACCAAGCAGACTGAGTATGAGAACACCTTGGAGCGACACAGCGAGGAAATCTGGAAGTGCAAGCCTTACCCCGACCCACGGACGGACTGCAAACCTCCTTCACCCTCGCGGCAGTTCCAGACGGcccgcctcttcctctcccacttTGGCTTTCTGTCTCTGGAGGCGCTCAAG GAGCCCAACAACAGTCGTCTACCTCCTCATCTGATTGCCCTGGAGTCATCGCTGCCAGGGTTTTCCGATGACGTCAGTTACCTGGACTTGCTTCCCTGCCGTCCATTCGACACCGTCTTTATTTTCTATGTGAGGGCCGGACAGAAAAGCAGCCCTGAG ATCCTGAGGAATGTGGAGTCATCCTCCAGTGTCCAGCCCCACTTTTTGGAGTTTGTCTTGTCCTTGGGCTGGCCTGTGGACGTGGGACGCCACCCAGGGTGGACAGGACACCTGGACACCAGTTGGTCCCTCAACTCCTACTCCGACAGCAACGAAATAAACCAAACAG AGGACACAGCCACTCCTGAGGACACCGGAGGCTCCGTGTTCAACGGGGAGAAGAAGGTTTTGTACTACGCCGATGCCCTGACGGAGATCGCCTTCGTCGTTCCATCTTTAACTGAGAGCTCGG AGGAGTCCTCGGTGCACAGCGACTCCACAGTGGAGGCAGACACCAACGTGGACGTTGTGCCGGCTCCACACAAACAACCCAATCTCACCCTGGAGCTGTTCCCCAACCATTCTGAAAACCTGGAGTCGGCCAAAAAG ATGAGTCCGTTGGTGAAGACCAAGAAGTCATCGACTGGTAAATCTTTCCCACCGCTGGGTCCTGAGACAAAGGTGTTTGTGGTCTGGGTGGAGCGCTTTGATGACATTG agaACTTCCCCTTGTCTGATCTTTTGGCGGAAACCAGCACAGGCTTAGAAGCCAGCATGAGCAACAGCACTTCCTGCAG GTCAGGCTTACTAGAGAAGGACGTTCCTCTGATCTTCATCCAGCCCCTGAAGACGGGGCTCTTTAGGATCCGGCTGCATGGAGCCATGGGTAAATTTGGCATGGTGATTCCCCTGGTGGACGGCATGGTGGTCAGCCGCAGAGCGCTAG GGTTTCTGGTGCGCCAAACGGTCATCAACGTGTGCCGGCGGAAGCGCCTGGAAAGTGACTTGTACAACCCGCCTCACGTGCGGCGGAAGCAGAAAATAACGGAAATCGTCCAGCGTTACCGCAACAAGCAGCTGGAGCCCGAGTTTTACACCTCGCTCTTCCACGAGGTGGGGGAGGGAAAGCCTCACCTCTAA
- the LOC119223622 gene encoding ral GTPase-activating protein subunit beta-like isoform X11 gives MYSEWRSLQLVVQSDQGHLSVLHTYPTSVGTEVANAVVKPLGTAVSPVATENILKTDKEVKWTMEVLCYGLTLPLEGDTVKLCVDVYTDWMMALVSPRDSMPQPVVKEPNMYVQTILKHLYNVFVPRPEQHSLNHIRLCQQVLTAVQKLARESVSMVRETWEVLLLFLLRINDTLLAPPTIGVGVAEKLAEKLVAVLFEVWLLACARCFPTPPYWKTSREMLANWRHHPPVVEQWSRVACALTSRLLHFTHGPSFPPFKVPEEDAGLIPPAMDHDCVAQTWYRFLHMLSNPVDLSNPAIVSTTPKFQEQFLNSSGLPHEVVLHPCLKQLPQIFFRAMRGISCLVDAFLGISRPRADSAPPTPVNRMSMSPPPSIANTTPPHSRKQRHTVVNKTTSKSSTGSGNQPTKASQQQQQQQQQQQQQQTSSSPTLLSSPNQSSWETRPLPAPARPKVNSILNLFGQWLFDAALVHCKLHSGLSRDPSMTAIATQVGHDLRRKGSQMSTDSMVSNPMFDANEFPESYEAGRAEACGTLCRIFCSKKTGEEILPVYLSRFYMILIQGLQISDFICRPVLASIILNSSSLFCTDLKGINVVVPYFIAALETIVPDRELSKFKMYVNPTDLRRASINILLAILPLPHHFGNIKSEVLLEGKFNEEDGWPHDQPVSFLSLRLRLVNVLIGALQTETDPTNTQLILGAMLNIVQDSALLESIGAQTETGSIDGSHATARSQSHSRTNSGISFSSGGSMEATSPDSERPAQALLRDYDTAAGLLVRSIHLVTQRLNSQWRQDMSISLAALELLAGLAKVKVGVDSADRKRAVSSICGYIVYQCSRPAPLQSRDLHSMIVAAFQFLCVWLTEHPDMLDEKDCLVEVLEIVELGISGSKSRQELEVRHKGEKEHNPASMRVKDAAEATLSCIMQVLGAFPSPSGTASTCSLLNEDTLIRYARLGATGASNFRYFVLDNSVILAMLEQPLGNEQNPSPSVTVLIRGTAGRHAWTMQLFHQPRGARANQRVFVPEGRPTPNNGVGIKYNVKQRPFPEEVDKIPLVKADVSIPDLDDIVSKELEVQHDKLRILMTKQTEYENTLERHSEEIWKCKPYPDPRTDCKPPSPSRQFQTARLFLSHFGFLSLEALKEPNNSRLPPHLIALESSLPGFSDDVSYLDLLPCRPFDTVFIFYVRAGQKSSPEILRNVESSSSVQPHFLEFVLSLGWPVDVGRHPGWTGHLDTSWSLNSYSDSNEINQTEDTATPEDTGGSVFNGEKKVLYYADALTEIAFVVPSLTESSEESSVHSDSTVEADTNVDVVPAPHKQPNLTLELFPNHSENLESAKKMSPLVKTKKSSTGKSFPPLGPETKVFVVWVERFDDIENFPLSDLLAETSTGLEASMSNSTSCRSGLLEKDVPLIFIQPLKTGLFRIRLHGAMGKFGMVIPLVDGMVVSRRALGFLVRQTVINVCRRKRLESDLYNPPHVRRKQKITEIVQRYRNKQLEPEFYTSLFHEVGEGKPHL, from the exons ATGTATTCCGAGTGGCGCTCGCTGCAGTTGGTGGTGCAGAGTGACCAGGGCCACCTCAGCGTTCTGCACACCTATCCCACGAGCGTGGGCACGGAGGTGGCCAATGCAGTGGTCAAGCCTTTGGGCACAGCGGTGAGCCCCGTCGCCACAGAGAACATCCTCAAGACGGACAAGGAG GTAAAATGGACGATGGAGGTGCTGTGCTACGGCCTCACCCTCCCCCTGGAGGGGGACACCGTCAAGCTGTGTGTGGACGTGTACACAGACTGGATGATGGCCCTGGTGTCGCCCAGGGATTCCATGCCTCAGCCTGTGGTCAAGGAGCCCAATATGTACGTCCAGACCATCCTCAAACATCTCTACAACGTCTTTGTACCGAG GCCTGAACAACACAGTCTGAACCACATCAGGCTTTGCCAGCAGGTTCTCACGGCGGTCCAGAAACTGGCACGAGAGTCCGTTTCCATGGTGAGGGAAACGTGGGAGGTGCTGTTGCTGTTCCTGCTTCGCATCAACGACACATTACTGGCCCCTCCCACCATCGGAG TCGGGGTGGCTGAGAAATTAGCAGAGAAGTTGGTGGCTGTGCTGTTTGAGGTTTGGCTGCTAGCGTGCGCCCGCTGCTTTCCCACGCCACCTTATTGGAAGACGTCAAGGGAGATGCTGGCCAACTGGAGACACCACCCTCCTGTCGTAGAGCAGTGGAGCAGAGTGGCCTGCGCACTGACCTCCAG GCTGCTGCACTTCACCCACGGACCATCCTTTCCACCTTTTAAAGTTCCCGAGGAGGACGCCGGCCTGATCCCTCCCGCGATGGACCACGACTGTGTGGCACAGACGTGGTACCGCTTTCTCCACATGCTCAG CAACCCGGTGGACCTGAGCAACCCTGCGATAGTGAGCACCACTCCAAAATTCCAGGAACAGTTTCTCAACTCCAGCGGCTTGCCTCACGAAGTGGTGCTGCATCCGTGTTTGAAACAGCTGCCCCAGATTTTCTTCAGAGCCATGAGGGGCATCAGCTGCTTAGTGGATGCCTTCTTAG GTATATCACGCCCCAGAGCGGACAGTGCTCCGCCCACCCCAGTCAACAGAATGAGCATGTCTCCGCCCCCCTCCATCGCCAACACCACGCCCCCTCACAGCCGCAAGCAACGGCACACGGTGGTCAACAAAACCACGAGCAAGAGCTCAACT GGCAGCGGTAATCAACCAACCAAAgcatcccagcagcagcagcagcagcaacagcagcagcaacagcagcagacgtcctcctctcccactctGCTGTCCAGTCCCAATCAGAGCAGCTGGGAGACTCGGCCCCTGCCGGCCCCAGCGCGGCCAAAGGTCAACAGCATCCTCAATCTTTTCGGCCAGTGGCTTTTTGACGCCGCGCTGGTCCACTGTAAGCTCCACAGCGGCCTCAGCCGAGACCCCAGCATGACCG CGATCGCCACCCAAGTAGGCCACGACCTGAGGAGGAAGGGTTCCCAAATGTCCACCGACTCCATGGTGTCCAACCCCATGTTCGACGCTAACGAGTTCCCCGAGAGCTACGAGGCGGGACGAGCCGAGGCCTGCGGAACTCTCTGCCGCATCTTCTGTAGCAAAAAAACTGGAGAGGAAATCCTGCCCGTTTACCTGTCCAG gtTCTACATGATCCTGATTCAGGGTCTCCAGATCTCAGATTTTATCTGTAGACCAGTTCTGGCTTCCATCATTCTcaactcctcctctctcttctgcaCTGACCTGAAGGGCATCAATGTGGTGGTCCCCTACTTCATAGCTGCGCTGGAGACTATAGTGCCGGACAG GGAGCTGTCCAAGTTCAAGATGTATGTAAATCCCACCGACCTGAGGCGAGCCTCCATCAACATCCTGCTTGCCATTCTGCCATTGCCGCACCATTTTGGCAACATCAAATcagag GTTCTGTTGGAAGGAAAGTTCAATGAGGAGGATGGGTGGCCTCATGACCAGCCCGTGTCCTTCCTGTCCCTGAGACTACGTCTCGTCAATGTCCTTATAGGAGCACTTCAGACGGAGACGGACCCCACCAACACACAGCTCATTCTGG GTGCAATGCTAAATATCGTTCAAGACTCTGCGCTGCTGGAGTCCATAGGTGCTCAGACCGAAACG GGGAGCATCGACGGGAGCCACGCGACCGCGAGGAGCCAGAGTCACAGCCGCACCAACAGCGGCATTAGTTTCTCCAGCGGGGGCAGCATGGAGGCCACCAGCCCGGACTCCGAGCGCCCCGCCCAGGCCCTGCTTCGAGACTACG ATACGGCGGCAGGCCTGCTGGTGCGCAGCATCCACCTTGTCACTCAGAGACTCAACTCCCAGTGGCGGCAAGACATGAGCATTTCCCTGGCTGCCCTGGAGCTGCTGGCTGGGCTTGCCAAG GTGAAGGTGGGAGTGGACTCTGCCGACCGCAAACGTGCCGTCAGCTCAATATGTGGCTACATCGTGTACCAGTGTAGCCGCCCCGCTCCCCTCCAGTCTCGAGACCTCCACTCCATGATTGTCGCTGCCTTccagtttctgtgtgtgtggctcacaGAGCACCCTGACATGCTGGACGAAAAG GATTGCTTGGTGGAGGTTCTGGAGATCGTGGAGCTGGGGATCTCTGGCAGCAAGTCCCGACAGGAACTGGAGGTTCGTCATAAAGGGGAGAAGGAGCACAACCCAGCTTCCATGAGGGTGAAGGATGCCGCCGAGGCGACTCTGTCCTG TATCATGCAGGTGCTGGGTGCCTTCCCTTCCCCGAGCGGAACCGCCTCCACCTGCAGCCTACTGAACGAAGACACCCTGATTCGCTACGCCCGACTCGGCGCCACAGGAGCCAGCAACTTCCGCTACTTCGTCCTGGACAACTCGGTGATCCTCGCCATGCTGGAGCAGCCTCTCGGCAACGAGCAGA ACCCCAGTCCATCAGTGACGGTTCTGATCCGAGGGACGGCTGGCAGACATGCCTGGACCATGCAGCTCTTCCACCAACCCAGAGGAGCTCGGGCCAATCAGAGA GTGTTTGTTCCTGAGGGCCGTCCGACACCCAACAACGGCGTGGGCATCAAGTACAACGTCAAGCAGAGGCCCTTCCCTGAAGAGGTCGATAAGATACCGCTTGTCAAAGCTGATGTCAGTATTCCTGACTTGGACGACATTGTGAGCAAAGAG CTGGAAGTTCAGCATGACAAGCTTCGTATTCTGATGACCAAGCAGACTGAGTATGAGAACACCTTGGAGCGACACAGCGAGGAAATCTGGAAGTGCAAGCCTTACCCCGACCCACGGACGGACTGCAAACCTCCTTCACCCTCGCGGCAGTTCCAGACGGcccgcctcttcctctcccacttTGGCTTTCTGTCTCTGGAGGCGCTCAAG GAGCCCAACAACAGTCGTCTACCTCCTCATCTGATTGCCCTGGAGTCATCGCTGCCAGGGTTTTCCGATGACGTCAGTTACCTGGACTTGCTTCCCTGCCGTCCATTCGACACCGTCTTTATTTTCTATGTGAGGGCCGGACAGAAAAGCAGCCCTGAG ATCCTGAGGAATGTGGAGTCATCCTCCAGTGTCCAGCCCCACTTTTTGGAGTTTGTCTTGTCCTTGGGCTGGCCTGTGGACGTGGGACGCCACCCAGGGTGGACAGGACACCTGGACACCAGTTGGTCCCTCAACTCCTACTCCGACAGCAACGAAATAAACCAAACAG AGGACACAGCCACTCCTGAGGACACCGGAGGCTCCGTGTTCAACGGGGAGAAGAAGGTTTTGTACTACGCCGATGCCCTGACGGAGATCGCCTTCGTCGTTCCATCTTTAACTGAGAGCTCGG AGGAGTCCTCGGTGCACAGCGACTCCACAGTGGAGGCAGACACCAACGTGGACGTTGTGCCGGCTCCACACAAACAACCCAATCTCACCCTGGAGCTGTTCCCCAACCATTCTGAAAACCTGGAGTCGGCCAAAAAG ATGAGTCCGTTGGTGAAGACCAAGAAGTCATCGACTGGTAAATCTTTCCCACCGCTGGGTCCTGAGACAAAGGTGTTTGTGGTCTGGGTGGAGCGCTTTGATGACATTG agaACTTCCCCTTGTCTGATCTTTTGGCGGAAACCAGCACAGGCTTAGAAGCCAGCATGAGCAACAGCACTTCCTGCAG GTCAGGCTTACTAGAGAAGGACGTTCCTCTGATCTTCATCCAGCCCCTGAAGACGGGGCTCTTTAGGATCCGGCTGCATGGAGCCATGGGTAAATTTGGCATGGTGATTCCCCTGGTGGACGGCATGGTGGTCAGCCGCAGAGCGCTAG GGTTTCTGGTGCGCCAAACGGTCATCAACGTGTGCCGGCGGAAGCGCCTGGAAAGTGACTTGTACAACCCGCCTCACGTGCGGCGGAAGCAGAAAATAACGGAAATCGTCCAGCGTTACCGCAACAAGCAGCTGGAGCCCGAGTTTTACACCTCGCTCTTCCACGAGGTGGGGGAGGGAAAGCCTCACCTCTAA